One stretch of Flavobacterium sp. 9 DNA includes these proteins:
- a CDS encoding helix-turn-helix domain-containing protein, translated as MSTTAKPYHIGRKISRIRELKDMKQEALAQALGTNQQAISAMENSENIDEEKLKEVAKALGVSVEAIKNFSEESIINYFNNIYDNGVFNTGNYCNFNPLDKVIELYERLVQVEKDKNEYLEKLLKGK; from the coding sequence ATGAGCACAACAGCAAAACCATATCATATAGGGCGAAAAATAAGCCGTATTCGTGAACTTAAAGACATGAAACAAGAAGCACTTGCACAAGCTTTGGGAACAAATCAGCAAGCAATTTCGGCTATGGAAAACAGCGAAAACATCGACGAAGAAAAACTTAAAGAAGTAGCAAAAGCGCTTGGAGTTTCTGTTGAAGCAATTAAAAACTTTTCAGAAGAAAGCATCATTAATTATTTTAATAATATTTATGATAATGGGGTTTTTAATACCGGTAATTATTGCAATTTTAATCCTTTAGACAAAGTTATTGAACTTTACGAACGTTTAGTACAGGTTGAAAAGGATAAAAATGAATATTTGGAGAAATTGTTGAAAGGGAAATAA
- a CDS encoding ATP-binding protein, whose amino-acid sequence MSKKKIILPESTIFPERTKVNHNDELLLVNKRLARQIEERKKRASELVIANAELAYQNEEKEKRAAELVIANTELAYQNQEKEDRAAELVIANTELAYQNNEKQKRADELSIANSELLFQNKEKEKRAAELVIANTELAFQNQEKEDRAAELVIANTELAYQNKEKEKRAAELLIANTELTFQNKEKEKRAAELVIANTELAYQNQEKGDRAAELVIANTELAYQNKEKEKRAAELLIANTELTFQNNEKEDRAAELVIANTELAYQNKEKQKRADELSVANSELLFQNKEKEKRSAELILANNELEAFTYISSHHLQEPLRKIQVFSNRISTDENQNLTEKGKYYFERIEVAASHMQALINDLLTYSRTSVTEKKFEKTSINDVINKVLEDLKEEILLKKAIIEVSGNGNAFIIPSQFHQLICNLVSNSLKFSIIEKVPHITIKILYTKPKTKKNKSLPDYCHIIISDNGIGFDPQFESRVFEMFQQLNSKTDYKGTGIGLAIAKKIVENHNGIITAAGKLNHGAKFDIYIPVVL is encoded by the coding sequence ATGAGCAAAAAAAAGATTATTCTGCCTGAAAGTACAATCTTTCCAGAACGGACTAAAGTAAATCATAATGATGAATTATTGCTCGTTAATAAAAGACTTGCGCGACAAATAGAGGAACGAAAAAAGCGTGCTTCAGAGCTCGTTATTGCCAATGCCGAACTGGCTTATCAAAACGAAGAAAAAGAAAAACGTGCTGCCGAACTTGTTATTGCCAATACAGAACTGGCTTATCAAAATCAGGAAAAAGAAGATCGTGCCGCCGAACTTGTAATAGCAAATACGGAACTGGCTTATCAAAACAATGAAAAACAAAAACGAGCAGATGAACTAAGCATTGCCAATTCTGAACTTCTTTTTCAAAATAAAGAAAAAGAAAAACGTGCTGCTGAATTAGTTATTGCAAACACAGAACTTGCATTTCAAAATCAGGAAAAAGAGGATCGTGCTGCCGAACTTGTTATTGCAAATACTGAACTTGCTTATCAAAATAAAGAGAAAGAAAAACGTGCGGCTGAACTTCTGATAGCTAATACAGAACTTACCTTTCAAAATAAAGAAAAAGAAAAACGTGCCGCTGAATTAGTTATTGCAAACACAGAACTTGCCTATCAAAATCAAGAAAAAGGGGACCGTGCTGCCGAACTTGTTATAGCTAATACAGAACTTGCTTATCAGAATAAAGAAAAAGAAAAACGCGCCGCTGAACTTCTGATAGCAAATACAGAACTTACTTTTCAGAACAATGAAAAAGAAGATCGTGCTGCCGAACTTGTTATTGCTAATACTGAACTTGCTTATCAAAACAAAGAGAAACAAAAACGGGCAGATGAATTAAGTGTTGCCAATTCTGAGCTTCTTTTTCAAAATAAAGAGAAAGAAAAACGTTCTGCTGAATTAATTCTTGCGAATAATGAATTGGAAGCTTTCACCTATATATCCAGTCATCATCTTCAGGAACCTTTGCGGAAAATACAGGTTTTTTCGAACCGAATTTCCACAGATGAAAATCAAAATTTGACTGAGAAAGGAAAGTATTATTTCGAACGAATCGAAGTTGCTGCTTCTCATATGCAAGCGCTTATAAATGATTTATTGACTTATTCCCGTACAAGTGTAACCGAAAAAAAGTTTGAAAAAACTAGTATTAATGATGTCATCAATAAAGTTCTGGAAGATTTAAAAGAAGAGATATTATTAAAAAAGGCAATTATAGAAGTATCCGGAAACGGAAACGCCTTTATAATTCCGTCGCAGTTTCATCAATTGATATGCAATTTGGTAAGTAATTCTCTGAAATTTTCAATAATAGAAAAAGTACCACATATTACTATAAAAATCCTTTATACAAAACCAAAAACAAAGAAAAATAAATCATTGCCAGATTATTGCCACATTATTATAAGCGATAATGGTATTGGATTTGATCCTCAGTTTGAAAGCCGGGTTTTCGAAATGTTCCAACAACTTAATAGTAAAACGGATTATAAAGGAACAGGAATTGGCCTTGCTATCGCCAAAAAAATTGTAGAAAATCATAACGGAATCATTACCGCAGCAGGCAAACTAAATCACGGAGCTAAATTTGATATTTATATTCCGGTGGTATTATAA
- a CDS encoding MarR family transcriptional regulator, producing MEIKNQVLDAIKKAEQPVNAGKVVELTKLERKEVDKAMKKLKDEGLIVSPKRCFWEAK from the coding sequence ATGGAAATCAAAAATCAAGTATTAGATGCTATAAAAAAAGCTGAACAGCCTGTAAATGCTGGTAAAGTAGTTGAGTTAACTAAATTAGAGCGCAAAGAAGTAGATAAAGCAATGAAAAAGTTGAAGGACGAAGGTTTAATAGTTTCTCCTAAACGCTGTTTTTGGGAAGCAAAATAA
- a CDS encoding N-acetyltransferase encodes MEFFKTTNEDIDAVFDIYNEATSYQKTVNNKSWRGFERSLIENEIAENRHFVIKERDEVACTFVLTFNDLIIWKEAAQDPAVYLHRIATNPKFRGQSYVKKIIEWVKTYAKENNKEYIRLDTHSGNERINKYYTSCGFEYKGISTIEWTSELPEHYKEGSFSLFEIKL; translated from the coding sequence ATGGAATTTTTTAAAACTACAAATGAAGATATCGATGCTGTTTTTGATATCTATAATGAAGCGACATCATACCAAAAAACTGTCAATAATAAAAGCTGGAGAGGTTTTGAAAGATCTCTAATCGAAAACGAAATTGCCGAAAATCGCCATTTTGTAATCAAAGAAAGAGATGAAGTTGCTTGTACATTTGTACTAACTTTTAATGATTTAATTATCTGGAAAGAAGCTGCTCAGGATCCTGCGGTTTATCTTCATCGTATTGCGACAAATCCAAAATTCAGAGGACAATCGTATGTAAAAAAAATCATTGAATGGGTTAAAACATACGCCAAAGAAAATAACAAAGAATACATTCGACTTGACACGCATAGCGGAAACGAGAGAATAAATAAATACTACACAAGTTGCGGTTTCGAATACAAAGGAATCAGCACGATCGAATGGACAAGCGAATTACCGGAACATTACAAAGAAGGTTCTTTTAGTTTGTTTGAGATTAAACTTTAA
- a CDS encoding nitrilase family protein encodes MENLKIATAQFENKSGDKNYNLSVIEKLSQKAANEGCDVISFHECSITGYTFARHLSKEQMLDLAEVIPSGESILKLTEIAKKNDIVILAGLFEKDENDNLFKAYVCVDKNGLVAKYRKLHPFINPYLTPGDRYCIFEIKGWKCGILICYDNNIIENVRATKLLGADIIFMPHVTMCTPSTRPGAGFVAPQLWENREADPTSLRLEFDGMKGRDWLMKWLPARAYDNAIYAVFSNPIGMDDDQLKNGCSMIVDPFGDILAECRTFDDSFATAIITPEKCIQAGGNRYIKARRPDLYRDIIGQNHESEQNVVWLNSDKKS; translated from the coding sequence ATGGAAAATCTAAAAATAGCTACCGCACAGTTTGAAAACAAAAGCGGCGACAAAAACTATAATTTATCTGTAATCGAAAAGCTTTCGCAAAAAGCAGCCAATGAAGGTTGCGATGTGATCTCATTTCATGAATGTTCGATTACGGGATATACATTTGCAAGGCATTTATCGAAAGAACAAATGCTGGACTTGGCAGAAGTTATTCCGAGTGGAGAAAGCATCTTAAAACTAACCGAAATTGCCAAAAAAAATGACATTGTAATTCTTGCCGGACTTTTTGAAAAGGATGAAAATGACAATCTTTTTAAAGCCTACGTTTGTGTTGACAAAAATGGTTTGGTCGCAAAATACAGAAAACTTCATCCATTTATAAATCCATATTTAACGCCTGGAGATCGTTATTGCATCTTTGAAATTAAAGGTTGGAAATGCGGAATTCTAATTTGTTACGACAATAATATTATCGAAAATGTTCGCGCAACAAAACTTTTGGGAGCGGACATTATTTTCATGCCACACGTAACAATGTGCACGCCTTCGACCCGACCTGGCGCTGGTTTTGTTGCACCTCAGCTTTGGGAAAATCGTGAAGCCGATCCAACTTCCTTAAGACTGGAATTTGACGGCATGAAAGGTCGCGATTGGTTGATGAAATGGTTGCCTGCAAGAGCTTATGACAATGCTATTTATGCCGTTTTCTCAAACCCAATTGGTATGGATGACGATCAACTGAAAAATGGTTGTTCGATGATTGTTGATCCTTTTGGAGATATTTTGGCAGAATGTAGAACTTTTGATGACTCTTTTGCAACAGCAATAATTACTCCTGAAAAATGTATTCAGGCCGGAGGAAATCGCTACATAAAAGCTAGAAGGCCAGATTTATATCGTGATATTATTGGACAAAATCACGAATCAGAACAAAATGTAGTTTGGTTAAATTCTGATAAAAAAAGTTAA
- a CDS encoding helix-turn-helix domain-containing protein encodes MQVLPSKELSPYIKHYLFLDNQETAIQKLRLFSDGNSGVVFSFKSKLIADITNNQVKNYLPDSFLYGQLNGFKDIYSHDEITLIIVVFQPSGIHQLLGIPANEFLDSIISIDDVFGENGLILQEKLSEQNKNQTRIELLNHFFSNLISKKLESNQLIVNSSLDFIISNKGHFSVAQLVKYTGYTERHLERKFKESIGLNPKKFGNVVRLHHFLKLLKDKPADTNLTTICYDAGFSDQSHLIKDFRKHTGISPKEYLHCSGKLTNNLIRTFPIGSL; translated from the coding sequence ATGCAAGTTTTACCTTCAAAAGAACTATCGCCTTATATTAAACATTATCTTTTTTTGGATAATCAGGAAACTGCTATTCAAAAACTTCGATTGTTTTCTGATGGTAATAGTGGCGTTGTATTTTCTTTTAAAAGTAAACTTATCGCTGATATCACTAATAATCAAGTAAAAAATTATCTGCCAGATTCTTTTTTATACGGACAACTTAATGGCTTCAAAGACATTTATTCTCACGATGAAATCACTTTAATAATTGTTGTTTTTCAGCCTAGCGGAATTCATCAATTGTTAGGAATTCCTGCCAATGAATTTCTGGATTCTATTATTTCTATTGATGATGTTTTTGGAGAAAACGGACTGATTCTTCAAGAAAAACTATCGGAACAAAACAAGAATCAAACAAGAATTGAACTTTTAAATCATTTTTTCAGCAATCTTATCTCTAAAAAATTAGAATCAAACCAACTGATTGTAAACAGTTCTCTCGATTTTATAATTTCAAACAAAGGGCATTTTTCCGTAGCGCAATTGGTTAAATATACCGGTTATACCGAAAGGCATCTTGAACGAAAATTTAAAGAATCAATCGGGTTAAACCCGAAGAAATTTGGTAACGTTGTAAGGCTACATCATTTTTTAAAACTACTAAAAGACAAACCTGCAGATACAAATCTTACTACTATTTGTTATGATGCAGGATTTTCGGATCAATCGCATTTGATAAAAGATTTCAGAAAACATACCGGAATATCTCCAAAAGAATACTTGCATTGCAGCGGGAAATTAACCAATAATCTTATTCGAACCTTCCCGATTGGTTCTCTTTAA
- a CDS encoding cysteine hydrolase family protein, producing the protein MTLTSEELIVIIDPQKDFTDIDGNYAKNHPIHQIKEVKAKLNQLTKQFAKDRFVIIFSNYQENQFGEGISMCIEGTKGHEIDFDDSFKLISKTKHSSFSSEEFKIYLKNNQIRKVILCGFLAEYCIKQTAIDALENGYQVALLQEYIATGDDVQFRKQEMLSDLEKKGATIITDKFGF; encoded by the coding sequence ATGACATTAACATCTGAAGAATTAATAGTAATTATTGATCCCCAAAAAGACTTTACAGATATTGATGGAAATTATGCAAAAAACCATCCAATTCATCAAATCAAAGAAGTCAAGGCAAAACTAAATCAATTAACGAAGCAATTTGCTAAAGATAGATTTGTAATTATTTTTTCAAATTATCAGGAAAATCAATTCGGAGAAGGAATTTCGATGTGTATCGAAGGCACAAAAGGCCATGAAATTGATTTTGATGATTCGTTCAAATTAATTTCGAAAACAAAACACAGTAGTTTTTCATCAGAAGAATTTAAAATTTACCTGAAAAACAATCAAATTCGTAAAGTTATATTATGTGGCTTTCTGGCAGAATATTGCATAAAACAAACCGCAATTGATGCGCTAGAAAACGGTTATCAAGTGGCACTTTTGCAAGAATACATCGCTACCGGAGATGACGTTCAATTTAGAAAACAAGAAATGTTATCTGATTTGGAAAAGAAAGGCGCCACAATTATTACAGACAAGTTCGGTTTTTAA
- a CDS encoding antibiotic biosynthesis monooxygenase translates to MKTHLLIGIVFLALLNYTANAQSTTINSKIETKKSENMKQIFIDKFIVPAQSKQEFLERVNRNRNFIRNLNGFIKDEAYERIDEKGNFIFMTIAVWENEAVLKKAKEAVQAEYKKEGFDIAEMFARLKITMDRNIYKESEKP, encoded by the coding sequence ATGAAAACACATCTTTTAATCGGAATTGTCTTTTTGGCATTGCTTAACTATACCGCAAATGCTCAATCAACAACAATTAATTCAAAAATTGAAACCAAAAAATCAGAAAACATGAAACAAATCTTTATCGATAAATTTATCGTTCCGGCACAATCAAAACAAGAATTTCTAGAAAGAGTAAACAGAAACAGAAACTTTATCAGGAACTTAAACGGATTCATAAAAGACGAAGCTTACGAACGCATTGACGAAAAAGGAAATTTTATTTTTATGACTATTGCCGTTTGGGAAAATGAGGCCGTTTTGAAAAAAGCAAAAGAAGCTGTTCAAGCCGAATATAAAAAAGAAGGATTTGATATTGCCGAAATGTTTGCCAGATTAAAAATCACGATGGACAGAAACATCTATAAAGAATCAGAAAAACCATAA
- a CDS encoding helix-turn-helix transcriptional regulator, translating into MKIVDFIPTEQLKPFIKTYRIIESQDELINRVLPGTSLTIAFRCKGEVNYVKGNSRDNLPLTAISGMRKSARLINYSKDTATVIVHFKEVGAKAFFKEPLHELFEESVSLDNFFPQQKTAIIEELLAEAKTNNQRIAVIEQFLLSRLHDYKPDELISNAIAIIQSKKGIIKIKELADMLYISQDAFEKRFRKTIGSSPKQFSYVVRIKAIIDQKQNNQNLIELAFDAGYFDQSHFNKDFKLFTGQTPSEFFKFPSFW; encoded by the coding sequence ATGAAAATTGTAGATTTTATCCCAACAGAACAATTAAAACCATTCATAAAGACTTATCGAATTATCGAAAGCCAGGATGAATTAATCAATCGGGTTTTGCCGGGAACTTCGCTTACAATTGCTTTTCGATGTAAAGGCGAGGTCAATTATGTTAAAGGAAATAGTCGGGACAATTTACCTCTTACAGCTATTTCGGGTATGCGAAAATCGGCGCGTTTAATCAATTATTCAAAAGATACCGCTACAGTTATTGTTCACTTTAAAGAAGTTGGGGCTAAAGCCTTTTTTAAAGAACCTCTTCATGAATTATTTGAAGAAAGCGTTTCATTAGACAATTTCTTTCCACAGCAAAAAACAGCAATTATAGAAGAACTTTTGGCCGAAGCTAAAACCAACAATCAAAGAATTGCTGTAATCGAACAATTTCTTTTGTCAAGATTACACGATTACAAACCAGATGAATTAATCTCGAATGCAATCGCGATAATCCAATCTAAAAAAGGCATTATTAAAATAAAAGAACTTGCAGATATGCTTTATATCAGCCAGGATGCTTTCGAAAAAAGATTCCGAAAAACAATAGGTTCATCGCCCAAACAGTTTTCTTATGTCGTTAGAATAAAAGCAATTATCGATCAAAAACAAAACAATCAAAACCTTATCGAACTTGCATTTGATGCCGGATATTTTGATCAATCTCACTTCAATAAAGACTTCAAATTGTTTACGGGACAAACTCCGTCTGAATTTTTTAAATTTCCTTCTTTCTGGTAA
- a CDS encoding SGNH/GDSL hydrolase family protein, with translation MKPHFKQIVTIILSIFLLSCSSEESPSQTTSTTPPATEVPTTAIPSTINYLALGDSYTIGQSVCETCRYPEQLKANLKTIYPQTSFSLKVIAQTGWTTSNLISAINTQNPDSNYDLVTLLIGVNNQYQHLNFSVYEKEFPQLLDKAIALAKGDKKNVLVLSIPDYTYTPFAANYTAENQAKISGEITKYNNTAEIYCSSRGVSFISITDITQHGLSNGNLVASDGLHPSELAYKQFVGRILPKVKMILQD, from the coding sequence ATGAAACCACATTTCAAACAAATAGTTACTATCATACTCTCTATATTTCTCCTAAGTTGTAGTTCTGAAGAAAGTCCTTCACAAACTACAAGCACAACTCCTCCTGCAACAGAAGTTCCCACTACAGCTATTCCTTCTACAATAAATTATCTGGCCTTAGGCGATAGTTATACAATAGGTCAAAGTGTTTGCGAAACCTGTCGATATCCTGAACAGTTAAAAGCAAATCTAAAAACAATTTACCCTCAAACCAGTTTCTCATTAAAAGTAATTGCACAAACCGGCTGGACAACTTCTAATTTAATTTCGGCAATAAACACACAAAATCCAGATTCTAATTATGATTTGGTTACACTTTTAATTGGTGTTAACAATCAATATCAACATCTGAATTTTAGTGTCTACGAAAAGGAATTTCCACAATTACTGGACAAAGCTATTGCACTGGCAAAAGGTGATAAGAAAAATGTACTTGTACTTTCGATTCCTGATTATACTTACACGCCATTTGCCGCCAATTACACTGCCGAAAACCAAGCAAAGATTTCAGGCGAAATAACGAAATACAATAATACTGCCGAGATTTACTGCAGTAGCAGAGGTGTTAGTTTTATCTCTATTACAGACATTACTCAACATGGTCTGAGCAATGGCAACCTTGTTGCTTCAGATGGTTTACATCCGTCGGAGTTGGCTTACAAACAGTTTGTTGGTCGCATTTTACCTAAAGTAAAAATGATTCTTCAGGATTAA
- a CDS encoding DUF3050 domain-containing protein, producing MNIETINNSIQPQKDQLLQHSLYNKIQSIDDLHSFLETHVFAVWDFMSLLKALQAKLTCTTTPWFATKNPETRYLINEIVLAEETDLSIDGRRQSHYEMYLEAMQDCGADTTGITNFLSQVNSLHNIFVAIKQSSLHPNTKAFLDFTFRVIEEGKPHEIAAAFTFGREDLIPSMFTAILKNFQKNLPETDLSKLLYYFERHIELDADEHGPMAMQMITDLCEDDAQKWKEVEEISILALEKRIGLWNAIEEEILMKAEMV from the coding sequence ATGAATATTGAGACTATCAACAATAGCATTCAACCTCAAAAAGATCAACTTTTACAACATTCTTTATACAATAAAATTCAAAGTATTGACGATTTACATAGTTTCCTTGAAACACACGTTTTTGCCGTTTGGGATTTTATGTCATTATTAAAAGCTTTACAAGCCAAACTTACTTGTACAACAACACCTTGGTTTGCTACAAAAAATCCTGAAACAAGATATTTAATCAACGAAATTGTTCTTGCCGAAGAAACAGATTTAAGTATTGACGGAAGAAGACAAAGTCATTATGAAATGTATCTTGAAGCAATGCAGGATTGTGGCGCTGATACAACCGGAATTACCAACTTTTTGTCTCAAGTAAATTCATTGCACAATATTTTTGTTGCCATAAAACAAAGTTCATTACATCCAAATACAAAGGCATTTTTAGATTTTACTTTTAGAGTAATCGAAGAAGGAAAACCACACGAAATAGCAGCAGCATTTACTTTTGGAAGAGAAGATTTGATTCCGAGTATGTTTACTGCAATCTTGAAGAACTTCCAAAAAAATCTTCCGGAAACTGACTTAAGCAAACTTCTGTATTATTTTGAAAGACATATAGAACTAGATGCCGATGAACACGGACCAATGGCGATGCAAATGATCACTGATTTATGTGAGGATGATGCTCAAAAATGGAAAGAAGTTGAAGAAATCTCAATCCTTGCATTAGAAAAACGAATCGGACTTTGGAATGCCATTGAAGAAGAAATTCTGATGAAAGCAGAAATGGTATAA
- a CDS encoding acyl-CoA dehydrogenase family protein, whose amino-acid sequence MKPDLFQAPDYYNLDDLLTDEHKLVRESARAWVKREVSPIIEEYAQKAEFPKQIIKGLGEIGGFGPYIPVEYGGAGLDQISYGLIMQEIERGDSGVRSTSSVQSSLVMYPIWKYGNEEQRMKYLPKLATGEFMGCFGLTEPDHGSDPGSMITNFKDMGDHYLLNGAKMWISNAPFADIAVVWAKDETGRIHGLIVERGMKGFTTPETHNKWSLRASSTGELIFDNVKVPKENLLPNKSGLGAPLGCLDSARYGIAWGAIGAATDCYDTALRYAKERIQFGKPIGGTQLQQKKLAEMITEITKAQLLTWRLGVLRNEGKATTAQISMAKRNNVDMAIHIAREARQMLGGMGITGEYSIMRHMMNLESVITYEGTHDIHLLITGMDVTGIPAFK is encoded by the coding sequence ATGAAGCCAGATTTATTTCAAGCCCCGGATTATTACAACCTTGACGATTTATTGACGGACGAACACAAATTGGTTCGCGAATCTGCTCGTGCATGGGTCAAGAGAGAAGTTTCTCCTATTATTGAAGAGTATGCTCAGAAAGCAGAATTTCCAAAACAAATTATAAAAGGACTTGGAGAAATTGGCGGTTTCGGCCCTTATATTCCTGTTGAATATGGCGGTGCCGGCCTGGATCAAATCTCTTATGGTTTAATAATGCAGGAAATTGAACGCGGTGATTCTGGCGTAAGATCTACCTCATCTGTTCAGTCTTCATTAGTAATGTATCCTATTTGGAAATACGGAAACGAAGAACAACGAATGAAATATTTACCAAAACTGGCAACGGGAGAATTCATGGGTTGTTTTGGTTTGACCGAACCTGATCATGGTTCTGATCCCGGAAGTATGATTACCAATTTTAAAGATATGGGAGATCATTATCTTTTAAATGGTGCCAAAATGTGGATTTCGAATGCTCCTTTTGCAGATATTGCTGTAGTTTGGGCAAAAGATGAAACAGGCAGAATTCACGGATTAATTGTAGAACGCGGAATGAAAGGTTTTACAACTCCTGAAACACATAATAAATGGTCGCTTCGTGCATCATCTACAGGAGAATTAATCTTTGACAATGTAAAAGTTCCTAAAGAAAATCTATTACCAAATAAATCCGGATTAGGCGCACCGCTTGGTTGTTTAGATTCGGCAAGATACGGAATCGCTTGGGGCGCAATTGGAGCAGCAACGGATTGTTATGATACTGCTTTGCGTTATGCAAAAGAGAGAATCCAGTTTGGAAAACCAATTGGCGGAACTCAATTACAACAGAAAAAACTGGCAGAAATGATTACCGAAATCACAAAAGCACAATTACTTACCTGGCGTTTGGGTGTTTTGAGAAATGAAGGAAAAGCAACAACAGCTCAAATCTCAATGGCAAAACGAAACAATGTCGATATGGCAATTCATATCGCACGTGAAGCCAGACAAATGCTGGGTGGAATGGGAATCACAGGCGAATACTCAATTATGCGCCATATGATGAATCTTGAAAGTGTAATCACTTATGAAGGAACTCACGACATTCATTTGCTAATTACGGGAATGGATGTAACTGGAATTCCAGCATTTAAATAA